A portion of the Vicia villosa cultivar HV-30 ecotype Madison, WI unplaced genomic scaffold, Vvil1.0 ctg.001531F_1_1, whole genome shotgun sequence genome contains these proteins:
- the LOC131635675 gene encoding protein ENHANCED PSEUDOMONAS SUSCEPTIBILITY 1-like → MDDSVRVISTSTIQAPSDNNINTNSTDFHKIHLTPWDLQFLPLEPIQKGLLFHHTIDPSKNQIHHLKQTLSTTLSFFPPLAGRLVITQHQQEEENNNPSSSCYIVCNNVGALFVHATAQNTTVSDILQPENYIVPPIVYSFFSFNGVKNYEYTSHPILAVQVTELQDGIFIGFTLNHLASDGKSFWHFINSWSQISRGVSLNKHPSLQRWFPNDIHQLPIRFPFTTDQFTQTSKPTNLGERVFHFTKEKIAELKSKANTETETENITISSLQAVLSHVLRSVVRCERLDPQEDVCYGLLIGVRAKMIPPLEDEYFGNAIAVCGFTMKAGEILGSGIGKVAVEMNKTISVNSDDEKIKNSYDSWLRKPKLFTGGSDLTSCYSLTTNSSPRFDVYGNDFGWGKPVAVRCGGANKRNGKISVFAGAEEGSIDVLPCLRYEILEAMGNDTEFLH, encoded by the coding sequence ATGGATGATTCTGTGAGAGTAATCTCCACAAGTACAATTCAAGCACCAAGTGACAACAACATTAATACAAACTCAACTGACTTTCACAAAATCCATTTAACACCATGGGATCTCCAATTCCTCCCACTTGAACCCATTCAAAAAGGCCTTCTTTTCCACCACACCATTGATCCATCCAAAAACCAAATCCATCATTTGAAACAAACCCTCTCCaccactctttctttctttccaccCCTCGCCGGTCGTCTTGTAATCACTCAACAccaacaagaagaagaaaacaacaaCCCCTCGTCATCATGTTACATCGTCTGCAACAATGTTGGCGCGCTCTTCGTCCACGCCACAGCACAAAACACAACTGTTTCTGATATCCTTCAACCAGAAAACTATATTGTACCTCCCATTGTCTActcttttttctctttcaacGGCGTCAAAAACTACGAATACACTTCCCACCCAATTCTTGCTGTCCAAGTAACCGAGTTACAGGACGGTATCTTCATAGGTTTCACACTCAACCACCTCGCATCAGACGGAAAATCCTTTTGGCATTTCATAAACTCTTGGTCTCAAATCTCACGAGGAGTTTCCTTAAACAAACATCCTTCACTCCAACGCTGGTTTCCAAACGATATTCATCAACTTCCCATACGTTTCCCTTTCACAACTGATCAATTCACCCAAACCTCCAAACCAACCAACTTAGGTGAAAGAGTTTTCCATTTCACGAAGGAGAAAATCGCGGAACTGAAATCAAAAGCAAACACAGAAACTGAAACTGAGAATATTACAATCTCTTCACTTCAAGCGGTACTATCGCACGTTCTGCGTTCCGTGGTTCGATGCGAAAGACTTGATCCACAAGAAGATGTTTGTTACGGTTTGCTGATTGGAGTTAGAGCAAAGATGATTCCTCCGCTTGAAGATGAATATTTCGGAAACGCAATTGCGGTGTGTGGTTTTACAATGAAAGCAGGAGAAATCCTTGGTAGTGGGATTGGAAAGGTAGCAGTAGAGATGAACAAGACAATTTCTGTAAATTCTGATgatgagaaaataaaaaacagttaTGATTCTTGGTTGAGAAAACCAAAGTTGTTTACAGGTGGGAGTGATTTGACGAGTTGTTATTCGTTGACAACGAACAGTTCTCCGAGGTTTGATGTTTATGGTAATGATTTCGGGTGGGGAAAGCCTGTGGCAGTTCGATGCGGGGGTGCGAATAAAAGAAATGGAAAGATTAGTGTGTTTGCTGGGGCGGAAGAAGGCAGTATAGATGTTTTACCATGTCTTCGTTATGAGATCTTGGAGGCCATGGGAAATGATACTGAGTTCTTGCATTAA